In one Polaribacter sp. ALD11 genomic region, the following are encoded:
- the azu gene encoding azurin: MKTFKLSVLFIFLFTIISCGGKGEKKQAPNNNKRTETPKEIKPKVDLYSDIEASNDIDLSSNDAMKFSKEILKVEGGKKVKITFKHTGKMDKKVMGHNFVLLKKGVSMSSFGNKAASASSNEYIPEDTEDVIVHTKLIGGGEVTTIEFDAPAAGTYRFICSFPGHYAVMNGKFIVI, translated from the coding sequence ATGAAAACATTCAAATTATCAGTTTTATTCATCTTTTTATTTACCATAATAAGTTGTGGAGGAAAAGGGGAAAAAAAGCAAGCACCAAATAATAACAAGAGAACAGAAACTCCAAAAGAAATAAAACCTAAAGTTGATTTGTACAGCGATATTGAGGCGTCCAATGACATAGATTTATCCTCTAATGATGCTATGAAATTTAGCAAAGAAATATTAAAGGTTGAAGGAGGAAAAAAAGTAAAAATCACTTTTAAACATACTGGTAAAATGGATAAAAAAGTGATGGGGCATAATTTTGTTTTGCTTAAAAAAGGTGTCAGTATGTCCTCATTTGGGAATAAGGCAGCAAGTGCTTCTTCAAATGAATATATACCAGAAGATACAGAAGACGTTATTGTACATACCAAATTAATTGGTGGAGGTGAAGTAACAACAATCGAATTTGATGCACCAGCAGCAGGAACTTATAGATTTATTTGTAGTTTTCCTGGGCATTATGCAGTTATGAATGGAAAATTCATTGTGATTTAA
- a CDS encoding GNAT family N-acetyltransferase produces MNNISIRTANSNDLETLLEFEQGVVAAERPLDSFLGDGELTYYNIPELITAKNIHFIVAVSDEELVGSGYLRVADSNHYHKNLKHGYIGFIFVKPSFRGKRISNLILESLKNWAKEKELKELRLDVYSNNASAIKSYERFGFTKSLVNMRIDI; encoded by the coding sequence ATGAATAATATTTCTATTAGAACCGCAAATTCAAACGATTTAGAAACGCTTTTAGAGTTTGAACAAGGAGTTGTAGCAGCAGAAAGGCCCTTAGATTCTTTCTTAGGTGACGGTGAGCTAACTTACTACAATATTCCCGAACTAATTACGGCTAAAAACATTCACTTTATAGTTGCCGTTTCAGATGAAGAATTAGTTGGTTCTGGTTATTTAAGAGTAGCCGATTCTAACCATTATCATAAGAATTTAAAACACGGTTATATTGGTTTTATATTTGTAAAACCCTCTTTTAGAGGTAAAAGAATTAGCAATCTAATTTTAGAATCTTTAAAAAATTGGGCAAAAGAAAAGGAACTGAAAGAGTTAAGGTTAGATGTGTATAGCAATAATGCTAGCGCCATAAAATCTTACGAACGTTTCGGGTTTACAAAGAGTTTAGTTAACATGAGAATTGATATTTAA
- a CDS encoding DUF4271 domain-containing protein, which yields MQALEKITINTNWIPLVLVFLFAIIGVLKVIDSEKLKGYVFAILNKGFVEDEVEGDTSFFSSFYSLLFVFSSTVLALVISLIVSEKKVDFILNFSSFLSVLGIVFSYLIVKSLFEVALTRLFLVKKQVRFYVVSKFSYLYSISFLLLISFVVFQYSPLNTSSYIYIVLGLFIVRFIFHVSNNKNLIFSELFYFILYICALEIAPLLTLFKLML from the coding sequence GTGCAAGCACTAGAAAAAATAACGATAAATACAAATTGGATTCCCCTTGTTTTGGTGTTTCTATTTGCAATTATTGGTGTCTTAAAAGTAATAGATTCAGAAAAATTAAAGGGGTATGTTTTTGCAATACTTAACAAAGGTTTTGTAGAAGATGAGGTAGAAGGAGATACCTCTTTTTTTAGCTCTTTTTACAGTTTGCTGTTTGTTTTTTCATCTACAGTTTTAGCACTTGTAATTAGTTTAATTGTTTCAGAAAAAAAGGTAGATTTTATCCTTAATTTTTCATCTTTCTTATCCGTTTTAGGAATTGTTTTTAGTTATTTAATCGTTAAAAGTTTGTTTGAAGTTGCACTTACAAGACTTTTTTTGGTAAAAAAGCAAGTTCGTTTTTATGTAGTTTCTAAATTTAGCTACTTATATTCTATTAGTTTTTTGCTTTTAATTTCCTTTGTAGTCTTTCAATATAGTCCTTTAAACACCTCGTCTTATATATATATTGTTTTGGGTTTATTTATAGTAAGATTCATTTTTCATGTGAGTAATAACAAAAACCTGATTTTTAGCGAGTTGTTTTATTTTATTTTGTACATTTGCGCTCTCGAAATAGCACCGCTATTAACACTGTTTAAATTGATGCTTTAA
- a CDS encoding DUF4296 domain-containing protein, with translation MKKISCLFIFILVASCTSNTIFEKPKDLIPRDTMSLLLQEMMIASSAKFVKNKNEQKNINYMPFVYERFNIDSTRFESSNYYYMSKIDLYHEILEDAKTNLESRNDVFKEMQSRIDSIRKDSVNNVKDIQKRLDSLKLDSIKRNKKILGKTLKKQ, from the coding sequence ATGAAGAAAATTAGCTGCTTATTTATTTTTATACTTGTTGCTTCTTGTACAAGTAATACTATTTTTGAAAAACCAAAAGACTTAATTCCTAGAGATACGATGAGCCTTTTGTTACAAGAAATGATGATTGCTTCTAGTGCAAAATTTGTTAAAAACAAGAATGAACAAAAGAACATTAACTACATGCCTTTTGTATATGAAAGATTTAATATTGATAGTACTCGTTTTGAAAGCAGCAACTATTACTATATGTCTAAAATAGATTTGTATCACGAAATTTTAGAAGATGCCAAAACAAATTTAGAATCAAGAAACGATGTATTTAAAGAAATGCAATCAAGAATAGATTCAATTAGAAAAGACTCTGTAAACAACGTGAAAGATATTCAGAAAAGACTGGACAGTTTAAAATTAGACTCTATAAAACGTAACAAAAAGATTTTGGGAAAGACCCTTAAAAAACAATAA
- a CDS encoding lysylphosphatidylglycerol synthase transmembrane domain-containing protein, giving the protein MDIKKILKVILPLALGGFLVWYSLSDISIETLGTYFKEANYSWILLGLFFGILSHLSRAYRWKFMLEPLGFKPKFVNSVLAVLVGYLVNLALPRAGEISRATVMANYEKIPFEKGFGTIVAERIADLIMMLTIVAITLFVQFDFIYELLTKNFDPIKIGIGLAILIIGFYIFTSFVKKAKSGFLLKIKTFVSGLIEGVTSIFKMKNKWAFIFHTVFIWAMYVAMFWATIPAIEGLNVPFGGILIGFIAGGFSIAATNGGIGLYPLAVAGALALFDIPTEPATAFGWIMWTAQTAMIVVFGGLAFLFLPIYNKNK; this is encoded by the coding sequence TTGGATATTAAAAAGATCTTAAAAGTTATATTACCACTCGCTTTGGGTGGTTTTTTAGTTTGGTACTCGCTATCAGATATTTCTATAGAAACGTTAGGCACGTATTTTAAAGAAGCCAATTATAGTTGGATTTTACTAGGGCTTTTCTTCGGAATCTTAAGCCATCTTTCTAGAGCATATAGATGGAAGTTTATGCTAGAACCTTTAGGTTTTAAACCTAAATTTGTAAATAGTGTTTTAGCCGTTTTAGTAGGTTATTTAGTGAATTTAGCATTACCAAGAGCAGGGGAAATTTCTAGAGCTACAGTAATGGCAAACTATGAGAAGATTCCTTTTGAAAAAGGATTTGGAACCATTGTAGCAGAAAGAATTGCAGATTTAATAATGATGCTTACCATTGTTGCAATTACTCTTTTTGTGCAGTTCGATTTTATTTATGAATTACTAACAAAAAACTTCGATCCTATAAAAATCGGAATTGGTTTAGCAATTTTAATCATCGGATTTTACATTTTCACTTCTTTTGTAAAAAAAGCAAAATCAGGGTTTTTATTAAAAATTAAAACCTTTGTTTCTGGTTTAATAGAAGGAGTAACAAGCATCTTCAAAATGAAAAATAAATGGGCTTTTATTTTTCATACCGTTTTTATTTGGGCAATGTATGTAGCTATGTTTTGGGCAACAATTCCTGCAATTGAAGGTTTAAATGTTCCTTTTGGTGGTATTTTAATCGGTTTTATTGCTGGTGGATTCTCTATTGCTGCAACAAATGGCGGCATTGGCTTATACCCTTTAGCAGTAGCTGGCGCCTTAGCTTTGTTTGATATTCCTACAGAGCCCGCAACTGCATTTGGTTGGATTATGTGGACCGCACAAACTGCAATGATTGTTGTTTTTGGTGGTTTAGCTTTTCTGTTTCTTCCTATCTACAACAAGAATAAGTGA
- a CDS encoding polyprenol monophosphomannose synthase, which produces MSDTLVIIPTYNEKENIEAIIRAVLKEEKIFHILVVDDNSPDGTSIIVEKLILEFPNQLFIEKRKGKSGLGTAYIHGFKWALARKYEYIIEMDADFSHNPKDVIRLYNACAIDGGDVSIGSRYVNNQVNVVNWDIKRLLLSYFASKYVRFITRIPVFDTTAGFVCWKRNVLETINLDKIRFVGYAFQIEMKFKAWKHKFKIKEVSVVFTDRDLGTSKMDGNIVSEALFGVIKMRLKGLPK; this is translated from the coding sequence ATGTCAGATACGTTAGTTATCATTCCTACTTATAACGAAAAAGAAAACATAGAAGCCATTATTAGAGCTGTTCTTAAGGAAGAAAAAATATTTCACATTTTAGTTGTTGATGATAATTCACCTGATGGAACTTCAATAATTGTAGAAAAATTAATATTAGAATTTCCTAATCAACTTTTTATAGAAAAAAGAAAAGGTAAAAGTGGCTTAGGAACTGCATATATTCATGGTTTTAAATGGGCTTTAGCTAGAAAATATGAGTATATCATAGAAATGGATGCCGATTTTTCTCACAATCCGAAAGACGTAATTCGTTTATACAATGCTTGCGCAATTGATGGCGGAGATGTTTCTATAGGATCGAGATATGTAAATAACCAAGTAAATGTAGTAAATTGGGACATTAAGCGATTGTTACTTTCTTATTTTGCTTCAAAATATGTACGCTTTATTACTAGAATACCTGTTTTTGATACTACTGCGGGTTTTGTTTGCTGGAAACGCAACGTTCTAGAGACCATAAATTTAGATAAAATTAGGTTTGTTGGCTATGCTTTTCAAATTGAAATGAAATTTAAGGCTTGGAAACACAAATTCAAAATTAAAGAAGTATCTGTAGTTTTTACAGACAGAGATTTAGGTACTTCTAAAATGGACGGGAACATCGTTTCCGAAGCGCTATTTGGTGTAATAAAAATGAGGTTAAAAGGGTTGCCAAAATAG
- the panD gene encoding aspartate 1-decarboxylase encodes MLVQVVKSKIHRVKVTGADLNYIGSITIDEDLMDAANIIEGERVQIVNNNNGERLETYAIPGPRGSGEITLNGAAARKVAKGDVLILIVYGFLELEEAKKFKPALVFPNEKDNTLT; translated from the coding sequence ATGTTAGTACAAGTTGTAAAATCTAAAATCCACCGTGTAAAAGTTACAGGTGCAGATTTAAATTATATAGGAAGCATAACCATAGATGAAGATTTAATGGATGCAGCCAACATTATAGAAGGAGAACGTGTTCAAATTGTGAATAACAATAATGGCGAACGTTTAGAAACATACGCAATTCCTGGCCCAAGAGGAAGTGGAGAAATCACCTTAAATGGCGCTGCCGCCAGAAAAGTTGCAAAAGGAGATGTTTTAATTTTAATTGTCTACGGATTTTTAGAATTAGAAGAAGCAAAGAAGTTTAAACCAGCATTGGTTTTTCCTAACGAAAAAGATAACACACTTACATAA
- a CDS encoding glycogen/starch synthase, with product MKDKRILFVSSEVVPYLPETELSLTAFNAAKNAHSKGVQTRIFMPRYGVINERRHQLHEVIRLSGMNLVVNDMDMPLIIKVASIPKERMQVYFIDNEEYFKRKAVFTDEDDELFEDNDERAIFFAKGVVETVKKLNWAPDIIHVHGWMASLLPLYLKEFYKEEPLFTESKIITSIYNNPFEGTLDESLAEKVKFDLNENKKIAILNTPNHTNILKSAIENSDAIIHGSEDISDELSAFIEEKNIPVLGYQEENFKESYLNFYADIVSAT from the coding sequence ATGAAGGACAAGAGAATTTTATTTGTTTCGTCTGAAGTGGTACCATACTTACCGGAAACAGAACTATCGTTAACGGCATTTAATGCTGCGAAAAATGCACATTCTAAAGGGGTACAAACCAGAATTTTTATGCCAAGATATGGTGTTATTAATGAAAGAAGGCATCAGTTACATGAGGTTATTCGTCTTTCTGGAATGAACTTAGTTGTTAATGATATGGACATGCCATTGATAATAAAGGTTGCTTCGATACCAAAAGAAAGAATGCAGGTTTATTTTATAGACAATGAAGAATACTTTAAGAGAAAAGCCGTTTTTACAGATGAAGATGACGAGTTGTTTGAAGATAACGATGAGCGCGCAATTTTCTTTGCAAAAGGGGTTGTAGAAACTGTAAAGAAACTAAATTGGGCACCAGATATTATTCATGTGCATGGTTGGATGGCTTCTTTGTTGCCTCTTTATTTAAAAGAATTCTATAAAGAAGAGCCTTTGTTTACAGAAAGTAAGATTATAACATCTATTTATAATAATCCTTTTGAAGGAACGTTAGATGAGAGCCTTGCAGAAAAAGTAAAGTTCGATTTAAATGAAAACAAAAAAATAGCAATACTTAATACACCTAATCATACTAACATATTAAAAAGTGCCATAGAAAATTCTGATGCGATTATTCATGGTAGTGAAGATATTTCTGATGAATTGTCTGCTTTTATTGAAGAAAAAAACATTCCCGTCTTAGGATATCAAGAGGAGAATTTTAAAGAAAGTTATTTAAATTTTTATGCTGATATAGTTTCAGCAACTTAA
- a CDS encoding uroporphyrinogen-III synthase, whose protein sequence is MKVKTILVSQPAPKTETSPYFDLSDKQKVKIDFRSFIHVEGISVKEIRNQKIDFKDFTAIILTSRNAVDYFFKIAEEMRFKVPDDMKYFCQSEAVAYYLQKYVVYRKRKIYVGARTFPDLTKLIKKHKTENFLLPSSDKLKPLVPEELDKLGVKWTRLDLYRTVVSDLSDLEDVFYDVLVFFSPSGIESLFQNFPDFKQNNTRIAAFGNSTVNAVTEAGLKCDIEAPSPDTPSMTMALDKYIKSVNKK, encoded by the coding sequence ATGAAAGTGAAAACAATTTTAGTATCGCAACCAGCACCAAAGACAGAAACTTCTCCTTATTTTGATTTGTCTGATAAACAAAAAGTGAAAATTGATTTTAGATCTTTTATTCATGTTGAAGGTATTTCTGTAAAAGAAATTAGAAATCAAAAGATAGATTTTAAAGATTTTACTGCTATTATTTTAACAAGTAGAAATGCTGTAGATTATTTCTTTAAAATTGCTGAAGAAATGCGTTTTAAAGTGCCAGATGACATGAAATATTTTTGTCAGTCTGAAGCTGTTGCTTATTATTTGCAAAAATATGTAGTGTATAGAAAACGTAAAATATATGTTGGTGCTAGAACTTTTCCTGATTTAACAAAGTTAATTAAGAAGCATAAAACAGAAAATTTCTTATTACCAAGTTCAGATAAATTAAAACCTTTGGTTCCAGAGGAGTTAGATAAGTTAGGTGTTAAGTGGACACGTTTAGATTTATATAGAACCGTGGTGAGTGATTTGTCTGATTTAGAAGATGTTTTTTATGATGTTTTAGTGTTTTTTAGTCCTTCAGGAATAGAATCATTATTTCAAAATTTCCCGGATTTTAAACAAAACAACACTAGAATTGCTGCTTTTGGTAATTCTACTGTAAATGCTGTAACAGAAGCCGGTTTAAAGTGCGATATAGAAGCACCATCTCCAGACACACCTTCTATGACAATGGCTTTAGATAAATATATAAAATCTGTAAATAAGAAATAA
- the radA gene encoding DNA repair protein RadA, protein MAKTKTTFFCQNCGTQHAKWVGQCGACKEWNTIVEEVIQKEEKRVWKQSTTAKQTVNKPLKIADIVLNPEERIVTNNNELDTVLGGGLVKGSVTLLGGEPGIGKSTLLLQVALNIRQKVLYVSGEESQSQIKMRAERLDAKSSNCLILTETNTQQIFKNIEETMPEVLVIDSIQTLHTSSIEASPGSISQIRETAAELIKYAKETATPVLLIGHINKDGNIAGPKILEHMVDVVLQFEGDRNHTYRILRSQKNRFGSTSELGIYEMLSNGLREISNPSEILISKKDADLSGTAIASTLEGIRPLMIEIQALVSTAVYGTPQRSTTGYNLKRLNMILAVLEKRAGFKLGAKDVFLNITGGINVDDPAIDLAVVAAILSSNQDVAINPNVCFAAEVGLAGEIRPVSKIDQRILEAEKLGYKTLVASKYNKITSKNHGIRLVLVGKIEEAFATLFA, encoded by the coding sequence ATGGCTAAAACAAAAACAACCTTTTTCTGTCAAAATTGTGGTACTCAACATGCAAAATGGGTTGGGCAATGTGGTGCTTGTAAAGAATGGAATACCATTGTAGAAGAAGTAATTCAAAAAGAAGAAAAACGCGTTTGGAAACAATCTACAACCGCAAAACAGACTGTAAATAAGCCTTTAAAAATTGCAGACATTGTTTTAAATCCAGAAGAAAGAATTGTAACTAATAACAACGAATTAGACACGGTTTTAGGTGGCGGATTGGTAAAGGGATCTGTAACACTTTTAGGCGGAGAACCAGGTATTGGAAAATCGACTTTATTATTACAAGTCGCTTTAAACATTCGTCAGAAAGTACTGTATGTTTCTGGTGAAGAAAGTCAGTCTCAAATAAAAATGAGAGCAGAAAGGTTAGATGCAAAAAGCTCTAACTGTTTAATTTTAACAGAAACCAACACGCAACAAATCTTCAAAAACATTGAAGAAACAATGCCAGAAGTTTTAGTGATAGACTCTATACAAACATTACACACAAGCTCTATAGAAGCCTCTCCTGGTAGCATTTCTCAAATTAGAGAAACTGCTGCAGAATTGATAAAATATGCCAAAGAAACGGCAACTCCAGTTTTATTAATTGGGCATATAAATAAAGATGGAAATATTGCTGGACCAAAAATCTTAGAACACATGGTAGATGTTGTTTTACAATTTGAAGGCGACAGAAATCATACCTATAGAATTTTAAGAAGTCAAAAAAACAGGTTTGGTTCTACCTCAGAATTAGGTATTTATGAAATGCTTTCTAACGGATTAAGAGAAATATCAAATCCGTCTGAGATTCTAATTTCAAAGAAAGATGCAGATTTAAGCGGAACCGCAATTGCATCAACCCTAGAAGGAATTAGACCTTTAATGATCGAAATACAAGCGTTGGTTTCTACTGCTGTTTACGGTACACCACAACGCTCTACAACGGGTTATAATTTAAAAAGGCTAAACATGATTTTAGCTGTTCTAGAGAAAAGAGCAGGTTTTAAATTAGGTGCAAAAGATGTCTTTTTAAATATTACCGGAGGAATAAATGTAGATGATCCTGCAATAGATTTGGCGGTTGTTGCTGCAATATTATCATCAAATCAAGATGTTGCCATAAACCCAAATGTTTGTTTTGCTGCAGAAGTTGGTTTGGCAGGAGAAATTAGACCGGTTTCTAAAATAGATCAACGAATATTGGAAGCAGAAAAACTAGGCTATAAAACACTTGTTGCATCAAAATACAATAAAATAACTTCTAAAAACCACGGAATAAGATTGGTTTTAGTGGGTAAAATTGAAGAGGCTTTTGCTACTTTGTTTGCTTAA
- a CDS encoding NAD-dependent epimerase/dehydratase family protein, translating to MILVTGGTGLVGAHLLYHLLKNDEKIRAIYRSEEKIKAVKKVFSFYTDDVSLISKIEWFKADITDVPSMIPAFVGIEKVYHCAAFISFNPRDYREMRKVNIHGTAIIVNLSIDAKIKKMCFVGSIASVGDSLNGNLITEENEWNKEQDNSGYSITKFGGEMEVWRASQEEIEVVIVNPGVILGSGFWFAGSGELFSEVYNGFKYYTEGITGFVGVKDVVKAMILLMNSDVKNERFILVSENKTYKEILFLIADAFGKKRPSKKIKPWQTSLLWRVSSILSLFTRKEPLLGKYAAKSAHEISKYSSEKIKETINFQFDEIETVVKEVCNDYES from the coding sequence ATGATTTTAGTTACTGGAGGAACAGGTTTAGTAGGAGCACATTTATTGTATCATTTATTAAAAAATGATGAAAAAATACGTGCAATTTATCGTTCTGAAGAAAAAATAAAAGCAGTAAAAAAAGTTTTTTCTTTTTATACGGATGATGTTTCGCTAATCTCTAAAATAGAATGGTTTAAAGCAGATATTACAGATGTTCCTTCGATGATTCCTGCATTTGTTGGAATTGAAAAAGTATATCATTGTGCTGCATTTATTTCTTTTAATCCGAGAGATTATAGAGAAATGAGAAAAGTAAATATTCATGGAACCGCAATTATTGTAAATCTTTCTATTGATGCGAAAATAAAAAAAATGTGTTTTGTAGGATCTATTGCTTCGGTTGGAGATTCTTTGAACGGGAATTTAATTACAGAGGAGAACGAGTGGAATAAAGAACAAGATAATAGTGGGTATTCAATTACCAAATTTGGTGGCGAAATGGAGGTTTGGCGCGCAAGTCAAGAAGAAATTGAAGTTGTAATTGTAAATCCAGGTGTTATTCTTGGAAGTGGATTTTGGTTTGCTGGTTCAGGAGAATTATTCAGTGAGGTTTACAATGGTTTTAAGTATTACACAGAAGGAATTACTGGCTTTGTAGGTGTAAAAGATGTTGTAAAAGCAATGATTTTATTAATGAATTCTGATGTTAAAAATGAACGTTTCATCTTGGTCTCAGAAAACAAGACTTATAAAGAAATTTTATTTTTAATTGCAGATGCTTTTGGTAAAAAAAGACCCTCAAAAAAGATAAAACCTTGGCAAACGAGTCTTCTTTGGCGTGTTTCTTCAATACTTTCTTTGTTTACCAGAAAGGAACCTTTGTTAGGTAAATACGCTGCAAAAAGTGCACATGAAATTTCTAAATATTCTTCAGAAAAGATTAAAGAAACAATTAATTTTCAATTCGATGAAATAGAAACGGTTGTTAAAGAAGTTTGTAATGATTATGAGAGTTAA
- the panC gene encoding pantoate--beta-alanine ligase, with protein sequence MKIFNNKKDLKDCLLEYKRNKKTIGFVPTMGALHEGHLSLIEKAAQKNEIVVVSIFVNPTQFDNVEDLKKYPKTIENDIKLLTSVSCDILFSPSVEEIYSANIISEKFDFDGLEHQMEGKFRDGHFDGVGTVVKTLFEIVEPNKAYFGQKDFQQLQIIKKMVEKHHLKVKIKGCPIYREEDGLAMSSRNTRLSTEHREIAPFIHKTLRKVQKKFSTKSISEINKWLENQFKKQPLLKLEYFTIADEKTLKTAKNKESNKQYRAFIAVFAGEIRLIDNIRLKN encoded by the coding sequence ATGAAGATATTTAACAACAAAAAAGACCTAAAAGACTGTCTTTTAGAATATAAAAGGAATAAAAAAACCATTGGTTTCGTACCAACTATGGGGGCTCTACATGAAGGTCATTTATCTTTAATTGAAAAAGCAGCCCAAAAAAATGAGATTGTTGTGGTAAGTATCTTTGTAAATCCCACACAATTTGATAATGTAGAGGATTTAAAAAAATACCCAAAAACGATAGAAAATGACATCAAGTTACTAACATCTGTTTCTTGTGATATTTTATTTTCTCCTTCAGTAGAAGAAATTTACTCAGCAAATATTATTTCAGAAAAATTCGATTTTGATGGTTTAGAGCATCAAATGGAAGGGAAGTTTAGAGATGGTCATTTTGATGGTGTTGGTACTGTGGTGAAAACACTTTTTGAAATTGTTGAACCAAATAAAGCATATTTCGGACAAAAAGATTTTCAACAATTGCAAATCATCAAAAAAATGGTAGAGAAACATCATTTAAAAGTAAAAATTAAAGGTTGTCCTATTTATAGAGAAGAAGATGGCTTAGCTATGAGTTCTAGAAATACAAGATTATCTACAGAGCATAGAGAGATTGCACCTTTTATTCATAAAACACTTAGAAAGGTTCAAAAGAAATTTAGCACAAAAAGTATTTCTGAAATTAACAAATGGTTAGAAAATCAATTTAAAAAACAACCTTTATTAAAATTAGAATATTTTACCATTGCTGATGAAAAAACATTAAAAACAGCAAAAAACAAAGAATCTAATAAACAATACAGAGCTTTTATTGCCGTTTTTGCAGGAGAAATTAGATTAATAGATAACATCCGTTTAAAAAATTAA
- a CDS encoding dihydroorotase — MKKSTLIKNATIVNENNIFKGDVLIENEIITAISSEIKATENIEVINAEGKFLIPGFIDDQVHFREPGLTHKANIATESRAAIAGGITTFIEMPNTVPQATTQDLLEDKFKIAAANSYANYSFMFGGTNDNLEELLKTDPKKVAGIKLFLGSSTGNMLVDNEDILEKIFSSTKMIISVHCEDEATIRKNTEEFKAKYGDDIPVKYHPIIRSEEACYLSSSKAIELAKKTGARLHIFHVSTAKETELFRNDIPLEEKQITAEVCIHHLWFSDKDYEEKGTHIKWNPAVKTEADRQGLWEALLDDRIDVLATDHAPHTLEEKNNNYLNAPSGGPLVQHAVIALLEKVKEGVITIEKAVEKMSHNPAKLFQIEKRGFIKEGYFADLVLIDTNKPQTVSKDNILYKCGWSPFEGTTFSSTITHTFVNGNLIYNNGVFNDEIKGKRITFNR; from the coding sequence ATGAAAAAATCAACTTTAATAAAAAACGCAACAATAGTCAACGAAAACAACATCTTTAAAGGTGATGTTCTTATTGAGAACGAAATAATAACAGCAATTTCATCAGAAATAAAAGCAACTGAAAATATTGAAGTTATAAATGCTGAAGGTAAATTTCTAATTCCTGGTTTTATTGATGATCAAGTGCATTTTAGAGAACCTGGTTTAACGCATAAAGCAAATATTGCAACAGAAAGTAGAGCTGCAATTGCTGGTGGAATTACTACTTTTATTGAAATGCCAAATACCGTTCCGCAAGCTACAACACAAGATTTATTAGAAGATAAATTTAAAATTGCAGCAGCAAATTCTTACGCAAACTATTCTTTTATGTTTGGTGGAACGAATGATAATTTAGAAGAATTATTAAAAACAGATCCTAAAAAAGTTGCCGGAATTAAATTATTCTTGGGTTCTTCTACCGGAAATATGTTAGTAGATAATGAAGATATTCTAGAGAAAATTTTCTCATCAACAAAAATGATTATTTCTGTACATTGTGAAGATGAAGCAACCATTAGAAAAAATACGGAAGAGTTCAAAGCAAAATATGGTGATGATATTCCTGTAAAATACCATCCAATTATTAGAAGTGAAGAAGCTTGTTATTTATCGTCTTCTAAAGCAATAGAATTGGCAAAGAAAACAGGTGCTAGATTGCATATTTTTCATGTATCAACTGCTAAAGAAACCGAGCTTTTTAGAAATGATATTCCTTTAGAGGAAAAACAAATTACTGCTGAAGTTTGTATTCATCATTTATGGTTTTCGGATAAAGATTATGAAGAGAAAGGGACTCATATTAAATGGAATCCTGCTGTAAAAACTGAAGCAGATAGACAAGGTTTGTGGGAAGCTTTGTTAGATGATAGAATAGATGTTTTAGCAACAGATCATGCACCGCACACTTTAGAGGAAAAAAACAACAACTATTTAAACGCACCAAGTGGCGGGCCTTTAGTGCAACATGCTGTTATTGCCTTATTAGAAAAAGTGAAAGAAGGCGTAATTACGATCGAAAAAGCAGTTGAAAAAATGAGTCATAATCCTGCGAAATTATTTCAAATTGAAAAACGTGGATTTATTAAGGAAGGTTATTTTGCAGACTTAGTTTTAATTGATACAAACAAACCACAAACGGTTTCTAAAGACAATATTTTATACAAATGTGGTTGGTCTCCTTTTGAAGGCACCACTTTTTCATCTACCATAACACATACTTTTGTAAATGGTAATTTAATATATAATAATGGTGTTTTTAACGATGAAATAAAAGGGAAAAGAATCACTTTTAATAGATAA